Genomic DNA from Amycolatopsis alba DSM 44262:
TCCAGACAGGAGCCCTCGCAAATGCCCTCCGAAGACCTTTCCGCCTTCGGGTACCGTCAAGAACTACGCCGGACGCTGGGCGGTTTCTCCGCCTTCGCCGCCGGTTTCTCCTTCGTTTCCATCCTGACCACGGTGTTCCAGCTGTTCGCCTTCGGCTATTCCTTCGGCGACACCCTCTTCTTCTGGACATGGCCGCTGGTGATCGCCGGGCAATTGCTCGTCGCGCTCAACTTCGCCGAACTCGCCGCCCGATTCCCGCTGGCAGGATCGGTTTACCAGTGGGCGAAACACCTCTCCCCCGGATTCGCGGGATGGCTCGCCGGCTGGATGATGCTGGTGGGCTGCGTCGTCGCGCTGGCCGGTGCGGCGATCGCGCTGCAGGTCGTCCTCCCGTCGGTCTGGAGCGGTTTCCAGCTCGTCGGCGGGGATCCGGCGATCACCTCGCCGACCGGCGCCAGCAACGCCGTCCTGCTCGGCACCCTGCTGATCATCGTCACCACCGCGATCAACGCGGGCGGCGTGCGGCTCATGGCGCGGATCAACGACATCGGGGTCGCCGCCGAACTCGCCGGCGTCCTCGTGCTGATCATCGGTCTCGCGCTGTTCGCGGTCCGCGGTCCGCAGGTCGTGCTCCAGCCTGCGGGCGAAAGCCCCGGCGTCGGTGGCGTCCTCGCTTCGGCGCTGATGGCCGCGTACGTCCTGTACGGCTTCGACACGGCCGCCTCCGTCGCCGAAGAGACCAAGAACGCGCGCCGCACCGCACCTCGCGCCGTGCTCCGCGCGCTGTTGGTCTCCGGGGTCGGCGGGCTCGCCGTCGTCATCACCGCCCTGATGGCCGCGCCGAGCCTGACCGACGGGCAACTGGCCGGGAAAGGCCTGCCGTACGTGATCACGGCGGTCTTCGGTGACACGCTCGGCCGGGTCTTCCTCGCCGACGTCGCGATCGCGGTCGTGGTCTGCACCCTGACCATCCAGACCGGCACGGTCCGGTTGATCTACGCGATGGCCCGCGACGGCGCCCTGCCCGGCGCCAACCGCCTTTCCGCGGTCAACGCCCGCACCGGCACCCCGATCGCGCCCGCCGTGCTGTCCGGGGTGCTCGCGATCGGGCTCCTGCTGCTGAATCTCGGCAATCCGACCATCTTCAGCACCATCACCGGCACCTCGGTGGTCGTGGTCTACCTCGCCTATCTCCTGGTGACCGGACCGCTGTTGATCCGGCGGCGGCAAGGCCGTTTCACCGCGGAACCCGGCCATTTCTCCCTGGGGCGATGGGCTATTCCGGTCAACGTGGCGGCAGTAGGGTACGGCGCGATGATGATCGTCAACATCGCCTGGCCACGAGCCGACATCTACGACCTGGCGGGCACCGGCTCCGTCTGGGTCCTGTTGTTCCCGATCGAGTTCGTCGGCGCCGCGCTGCTCACCGGCTATCTCTGCTGGCGCCGCCGCTCCGCGCTCAGCACGGTTCCCGTCCCCGCGACCTGAAGGAAGGTTCCATGAGCACGACATCGACCACGTACGGCGCTCGCGACCACGCCCGCGCCCAGGCAGGCACGGTGACCGAAGCGATGCCCGCCATCCCGGCGTCCACCTGGCCGGATCCGCCGTCCGGGATCGACCCGGCGAAACTGGTCTGGGCCGAGACCGTCGCCGGCGGCGGCTACACCCACAAGGTCCTCGCCCGCGGCACCGAACTGCGGCTGACCGACGTCGAGGGCGACGCCTGCGCGCATCTGCTGCTGTTCAACGCCGATCAGCCGTGGGAGCGGCTGAACGTCGCGGACACGGTGAAGGTCCAGTGGAACGCCTATCTCGGCGAAGCCATCGCGCTGCTTTCGGACCAGGCCCGTGTTCTCGCGACCGTCGTCACCGACGAGAGCGGCAAGCACGACGCCCTCTGCGGAACGTCCACTGTGGACGGGAACAGCGAACGCTACGGCGACGGCAGCCCTCAGGGCGGCTCGCCTTCGGGAAACGCGCTGTTCACCCTGGCCGCCGCCAAACACGGCCTCTTCCCTCGCGATCTGCCGCCGAGCCTGTCCTTCTTCCAGGGCGTCCACGTCGAGACCGACGGCGGGCTGACGTTCACCGGTTCGGCCGGGCCGGGCAAGTCCGTCGTCCTGCGCACCGAACTCCCGGTCGTCGTCCTGATCGCCAACGTGGCGCATCCGCTCGACCCGCGCCCGGACTACACGGTCACCCCGCTGCGCGTCCTCGCCCAGCGAAGCGAGCCGTCCACACCGGACAGTCCTGAGTGGACAGCGTCGCCCGAAGCCCAGCGCGCCTTCGAGAACACCGCCGACTACCTCACCGCCAGGAGCCAGGCATGACCATCATCTCCGATACCGAGGTCGCCGCACGGGCGCCGTACTCCACCGTTCTCCGCAAGGGCGAGACACTCGCGATCATCGACCTCGGCGGCAACCAGGCCGTCGACTTCCTCTGCTACGACGCCGCCGACCCGGCGAAGAGGTACAGCGCGGCGACCACGATCTCCGCGCAGCGCAACATCTTCCTCACCACCGGCAGTGTGCTGCGCACCGGGGAGGGCGACCCGTTGCTGACCGTCGTCGCGGACACCTGCGGGCGGCACGACACGATCGGCGGCGCGTGCAGCAAGGAGTCCAACAGCCTCCGCTACGGCCAGCACACGCGGTACCAGCACGCCTGCGTCGAGAACTTCCTGACCGAAGGCGCGAAATGGGGCCTCGGCAAACGGGACCTGGTCAGCAACGTCAACTGGTACATGAACGTCCCGGTCGAACAGGACGGCACGCTCGGCATCGTCGACGGCATCTCCGCGCCCGGAATGGAAGTGAAACTGCGCGCCGAGACCGACGTCCTGGTGCTGGTGTCGAACTGCCCGCAGATCAACAACCCGTGCAACGGTTTCGACCCGACCGCCGTCCGCATGGTCGTCACCGGCGGTGACGCGTGAAACTGCTCGTCGCCAACCGGGGGGAAATCGCGGTCCGGATCATCCGGACGGCAAGGGAGATGGGCATTCCGACGGTCGCCGTCTATTCCGACGCCGACCGCACGGCCGCGCACGTACGGCTTGCCGACGAAGCCGTCCGGCTCGGCCCGGCGCCGTCGAGGGAGAGTTATCTCCTCGGCGACGCCGTCATCGAAGCCGCGCTGAAGACGGGGGCGGACACGATCCACCCCGGCTACGGATTCCTGTCCGAGGACGCGGCCTTCGCGAAGGCGGTGGAAGCCGCCGGGATCCGGTTCGCCGGTCCCACGGCGGACCACCTCGAAGTCTTCGGCAGCAAGCACACCGCCCGCGACAAGGCCGTCGAAGCCGGTGTCCCGCTGCTGCCGGGCACCGGCCTGCTGGACACCCTCGCCGACGCCGAAGCCGCGGCGGCCGGGATCGGCTACCCGGTGATGCTCAAGGCCACCGGCGGTGGCGGCGGGATCGGCATGCGTGCCTGCACGTCCGCCGAAGAACTCCGCGAAGCCTGGGACGCGGTGCAGAGCATCGCCGCCAAGAGCTTCTCGACCTCGGGCGTGTTCCTCGAACGGCTCGTGACCCACGCGAGGCACGTCGAGGTCCAGGTGTTCGGCGACGGCGCGGGTGCGGTGCTGGCGCTGGGCACGCGGGACTGCACGCTGCAGCGGCGCAACCAGAAGGTGCTCGAAGAGTGCCCCGCCCCTGGTCTTCCCGAAGCCGTGCGCGAAAAACTGGTCTCGGCCGCCGTCGGTCTCTGCGCTTCGGTGCGCTACCGGTCGGCCGGGACGGTCGAGTTCATCTACGACCCGGTTCGCGAAGAGGCCGCGTTCCTCGAAG
This window encodes:
- a CDS encoding urea amidolyase associated protein UAAP1, which translates into the protein MSTTSTTYGARDHARAQAGTVTEAMPAIPASTWPDPPSGIDPAKLVWAETVAGGGYTHKVLARGTELRLTDVEGDACAHLLLFNADQPWERLNVADTVKVQWNAYLGEAIALLSDQARVLATVVTDESGKHDALCGTSTVDGNSERYGDGSPQGGSPSGNALFTLAAAKHGLFPRDLPPSLSFFQGVHVETDGGLTFTGSAGPGKSVVLRTELPVVVLIANVAHPLDPRPDYTVTPLRVLAQRSEPSTPDSPEWTASPEAQRAFENTADYLTARSQA
- a CDS encoding amino acid permease, with translation MPSEDLSAFGYRQELRRTLGGFSAFAAGFSFVSILTTVFQLFAFGYSFGDTLFFWTWPLVIAGQLLVALNFAELAARFPLAGSVYQWAKHLSPGFAGWLAGWMMLVGCVVALAGAAIALQVVLPSVWSGFQLVGGDPAITSPTGASNAVLLGTLLIIVTTAINAGGVRLMARINDIGVAAELAGVLVLIIGLALFAVRGPQVVLQPAGESPGVGGVLASALMAAYVLYGFDTAASVAEETKNARRTAPRAVLRALLVSGVGGLAVVITALMAAPSLTDGQLAGKGLPYVITAVFGDTLGRVFLADVAIAVVVCTLTIQTGTVRLIYAMARDGALPGANRLSAVNARTGTPIAPAVLSGVLAIGLLLLNLGNPTIFSTITGTSVVVVYLAYLLVTGPLLIRRRQGRFTAEPGHFSLGRWAIPVNVAAVGYGAMMIVNIAWPRADIYDLAGTGSVWVLLFPIEFVGAALLTGYLCWRRRSALSTVPVPAT
- a CDS encoding urea amidolyase associated protein UAAP2 is translated as MTIISDTEVAARAPYSTVLRKGETLAIIDLGGNQAVDFLCYDAADPAKRYSAATTISAQRNIFLTTGSVLRTGEGDPLLTVVADTCGRHDTIGGACSKESNSLRYGQHTRYQHACVENFLTEGAKWGLGKRDLVSNVNWYMNVPVEQDGTLGIVDGISAPGMEVKLRAETDVLVLVSNCPQINNPCNGFDPTAVRMVVTGGDA